TGAACCCCTCGAAGAAGACCGTGCTCGTGGTGGGGGCCAGCCAGGGAGCCCGCCGGTTCAATCGGGCGCTGGCAGAGGCCGCCGGACGGCTGGGAACTCTCCGGCAGGCCCAGGTGCTGGCCTCGACGGGCAGGGGGCAGTTCGAGGAGACCGCCCGGCTGATACGGGAGCGCTGGCACGAGGCGGTGGTGGGGGAGGGGCGCGTTCAGGTGGGCGGCCTTCGGGTGGTCCCTTACCTGGACGACATGCCGGCCGCCGTGGCGGCGGCCGACCTGGCGGTCTCCCGGGCCGGGGCCATCTCGCTTGCGGAGTTCACGGCCAGGGGCGTGCCCCTGGTGCTGGTACCATACCCGCACGCCCTGGACGCGCACCAGGACGCAAACGCCCGGGTACTGGAAAGGGCAGGGGCCGCGGTGGTGGTGCCGGACGCCGAACTTACGGCGGACCGCCTGGTTGAGTTGCTGGTCTCTCTTCTCGGCGAACCGGGGCGGCTTTCCACCATGGCCGAGGCGAGCCGCAGCCTGGGGCGCCCGGAGGCGGCCGTGGAGGTGGCGCGTCTGTTGCTGGAGGCCGCGTCCGGTACCGGTAGCGCCGTGAGGGGGGCTTGAGCACCAGGGAAGCTCGCCGCATACCATGGAGCGCCAGTGGGGGGAACCGTCCGGTGGATCAGTTCGCTCTGGTCGGCGGCGTGCCCCTGGAGGGCACCATCCCCATCTCCGGCGCGAAGAATGCGGCGTTGAAGCTGATGGCGGCTGCGCTGTTGACGCAGGGCCGGTGCGTGATTCGAAACGTCCCTCGGATCGTTGACGTGGAGACCATGATGGGGCTCCTGAGAGGGATCGGCGCAGAGGTCGGGTGGACAGGGTTCGGGGAGGTGGGCATTGAAGCGGCGGGTCCGCTGAGCAGCGAGCCACCGCCGGGACTGGTAAGAACCATGCGGGCCTCCGTGCAGTTGCTCGGGCCCCTGGTGGCCAGGGTCGGGCGGGTTCGAATCGCCCAGCCGGGCGGCTGCAACATCGGGGAGCGCCCCCTGGATCTGCACCTGCAGGGACTGCAGGCGATGGGCGCCGCGGTGGCGCAGGAGGGAGGCTTCATATCGGTCAGGGCCCGGCGGCTGTACGGTGCCGACATCGTGCTGGATTTTCCATCCGTGGGAGCGACCGAGAACCTGATGATGGCGGCCAGCCTGGCAGTGGGACGGACCGTCATCCACAACGCCGCGCGGGAGCCCGAGGTGGTGGAACTCCAGAACTTCCTGACGGCGATGGGTGCGTCCGTGGAGGGGGCCGGGGGCTCGACGATCCGCATCGACGGGGTTGGGCAGCTTCACGGCGCGCAGTGGCGTCTGATGCCTGACCGGGTGGAGACCGCCACCTGGATGGTGGCGGCGGCCATCACCCACGGCCACCTGCGGCTCGAGGGGGCGCGAGTGGATCACGTCGCGGCGGTGACGGC
This genomic stretch from Bacillota bacterium harbors:
- a CDS encoding UDP-N-acetylglucosamine--N-acetylmuramyl-(pentapeptide) pyrophosphoryl-undecaprenol N-acetylglucosamine transferase, producing the protein MAASERQTAAPRIAIAAAGTGGHIYPGLAVAQALRMLEPNVEVWFLTTRRGLGPDILAQHGERFVVTPGKPAPQAFPWGMGAFAMALARGSLMARRELGRQRVQALLATGGYGCVPAVAAARSLRLPVVWQEQNAIPGRATRLLARWTWVVALGFEEAAGRLPGAVQNRLRVTGNPVRPDVVRADRAAAQRKLALNPSKKTVLVVGASQGARRFNRALAEAAGRLGTLRQAQVLASTGRGQFEETARLIRERWHEAVVGEGRVQVGGLRVVPYLDDMPAAVAAADLAVSRAGAISLAEFTARGVPLVLVPYPHALDAHQDANARVLERAGAAVVVPDAELTADRLVELLVSLLGEPGRLSTMAEASRSLGRPEAAVEVARLLLEAASGTGSAVRGA
- the murA gene encoding UDP-N-acetylglucosamine 1-carboxyvinyltransferase; translated protein: MDQFALVGGVPLEGTIPISGAKNAALKLMAAALLTQGRCVIRNVPRIVDVETMMGLLRGIGAEVGWTGFGEVGIEAAGPLSSEPPPGLVRTMRASVQLLGPLVARVGRVRIAQPGGCNIGERPLDLHLQGLQAMGAAVAQEGGFISVRARRLYGADIVLDFPSVGATENLMMAASLAVGRTVIHNAAREPEVVELQNFLTAMGASVEGAGGSTIRIDGVGQLHGAQWRLMPDRVETATWMVAAAITHGHLRLEGARVDHVAAVTARLRSAGVRIEEYRNGLEVAGPPDRPAAVSIRTQPYPGFPTDVQPQWTALMATARATSVIREEIYSHRFQYVQELWRMGADITVDGRVAVVRGVPALSGAAVEAPDLRGGAALVLAALAAEGESRIGGVAHLNRGYDDLEAKLQRVGARIRRVRQ